One genomic segment of Alkalimarinus alittae includes these proteins:
- a CDS encoding tetratricopeptide repeat protein, producing MHLLFSKKWLLIFIILLPSISVATGLPPEHEAKRLLLAVQHSIDNSQWDKAEEQLKKIAELDVPLDAKFHYLNGQVQLQQSEFDLAQKSFEIYVLQAGEEGEFYIPSLKMITEADEKKNAVVIKKEPVNTADLVLEKNKDSYLESLKTLYLTDSSIDALVLRINSILSTHPYQGARIKQKNANKGAKYSINVNGNELQIQEKKYDRDGAPTLLVSKMDMYGVDPFVKFSCDYDRYICWLYHPVSQYDRWILIDRDEKAAEELSDAMARLIRLLQGGK from the coding sequence ATGCATTTATTATTTTCAAAAAAATGGCTGTTAATTTTTATCATTCTTCTACCATCAATTTCAGTTGCAACAGGTCTTCCGCCTGAGCATGAAGCAAAACGCTTGTTATTGGCGGTGCAGCATTCAATCGATAATAGTCAATGGGATAAGGCTGAGGAGCAACTTAAAAAAATAGCAGAGTTAGACGTGCCCCTTGATGCCAAATTTCACTATCTGAATGGACAGGTTCAACTTCAGCAGTCTGAGTTTGATTTAGCCCAAAAATCGTTTGAAATATATGTTCTCCAAGCGGGTGAAGAGGGTGAATTTTACATCCCGTCTTTAAAGATGATTACTGAAGCAGATGAAAAAAAGAATGCGGTTGTAATCAAGAAAGAGCCTGTCAATACGGCAGATTTAGTGCTTGAAAAAAACAAAGATAGCTACCTAGAGTCACTTAAAACTTTATATTTAACTGATTCTTCAATCGATGCTCTAGTGTTGAGAATTAACAGTATTCTTTCTACACATCCTTACCAAGGTGCCAGAATAAAGCAAAAGAATGCGAATAAAGGCGCCAAGTACAGTATTAATGTCAACGGTAATGAGCTTCAGATTCAAGAGAAGAAGTATGATAGAGACGGTGCGCCGACGTTATTAGTCAGCAAAATGGATATGTATGGCGTAGACCCATTTGTTAAATTTTCGTGTGATTATGACCGCTATATTTGCTGGTTATACCATCCGGTAAGTCAATATGACCGTTGGATATTAATTGATAGAGATGAGAAAGCAGCTGAAGAGCTAAGTGATGCAATGGCAAGGCTGATTAGATTGCTACAAGGAGGAAAGTAA
- a CDS encoding CbbQ/NirQ/NorQ/GpvN family protein, with protein sequence MNAFEKPQDQTDGLFYQPQGNEEALFEHAYNHQLPVLIKGPTGCGKTRFIAHMAEKLGRPIYTVSCHDDLTAADLVGRHLIGKDGTFWQDGPLTRAVREGAICYLDEVIEARKDTTVVLHPLADDRRVLPIERTGEYLEAAPGFMLVVSYNPGYQNLLKGMKPSTRQRFVALRFDYPDEASETAIVVKESGIDEARARVLVKLANSLRNLKDHDLEEAASTRLVIYAAKLIKSGVAPLEACRVTMAEPLTDDEATVSALTEVIYAIFGGEEA encoded by the coding sequence ATGAATGCGTTTGAAAAACCACAAGACCAAACCGACGGCCTTTTTTATCAGCCACAAGGTAATGAAGAAGCGTTGTTTGAGCACGCGTACAACCACCAACTGCCTGTATTGATTAAAGGGCCTACTGGCTGTGGGAAAACACGATTTATCGCACATATGGCAGAGAAATTGGGGCGTCCAATTTACACGGTTTCTTGCCACGATGATCTGACTGCTGCCGACTTAGTTGGGCGTCACCTGATTGGTAAAGACGGAACTTTTTGGCAAGATGGCCCATTAACCAGAGCGGTGCGAGAAGGCGCAATTTGCTACCTTGATGAAGTGATTGAAGCTAGAAAAGACACCACTGTTGTTTTGCACCCATTGGCAGATGATCGCCGAGTATTACCTATTGAAAGGACCGGCGAGTATCTCGAAGCGGCACCTGGATTTATGTTGGTTGTGTCTTATAATCCAGGGTATCAAAACTTATTGAAGGGCATGAAGCCTAGTACGCGCCAACGATTTGTAGCGCTTCGATTTGATTATCCTGACGAGGCATCTGAGACGGCGATTGTTGTTAAAGAAAGCGGTATTGATGAGGCTAGAGCGCGAGTTCTTGTTAAGCTCGCAAATAGCCTTAGAAACTTGAAAGACCATGACCTTGAAGAAGCCGCTTCGACTCGACTGGTTATTTATGCGGCCAAGTTAATAAAGAGTGGTGTTGCACCACTAGAGGCTTGTCGAGTAACGATGGCTGAACCTTTGACGGACGATGAGGCGACTGTCAGTGCGCTTACTGAAGTAATATATGCCATATTTGGTGGCGAGGAGGCTTAA
- a CDS encoding fatty acyl-CoA reductase yields MKNTKSSLVRKTLNGKNILITGCTGFLGKVLLEKIISSIPKIGSINILVRGSSSYKSGRERFEQEILTSSIFDSLRAKDLPAFEHFCATKLNVITGELTEKNFGLTETQFSTLANDIDLVVNSAASVNFREALDKALKINTICLNNIVELSKRGGDIPVVQVSTCYVHGLNTGDIYEETKAPFGKQIPRNEKGQYLVGDLIDLLKDKINNVRFPTKNPEALSKALVDLGINEANKYGWNDTYTFTKWMGEQLLIEKLEGQSLAIVRPSIIESTLKSPVPGWIEGIKVADAIIFAYARGKIAFFPADPKGVMDIIPADLVANSIILSMAKVIKSPKETNIYQCCSSGSNPANVNALKKTMIKEARANYKAYPKLFKGKKPSASFNFVSKSVFETAMKAIQLPLGMLNDVNAFLGRTDKTSLMLKNIDTALTLSTTFSFYGFPKYRFHNGKLLSLAEELGEAPDGEFAVDAKMIDWEEYFGKNHIAGLEKYAIKEKKATVKVDDKDVNTLKETVKQGKKAA; encoded by the coding sequence ATGAAAAACACCAAAAGCTCATTGGTAAGAAAAACATTAAACGGCAAGAATATTCTTATCACAGGTTGCACCGGTTTTTTGGGTAAAGTATTACTAGAAAAGATCATTTCATCCATCCCTAAGATTGGATCAATCAATATCCTCGTTAGAGGCAGTTCAAGCTATAAAAGCGGTAGAGAGCGCTTTGAGCAAGAAATACTAACATCTTCAATTTTCGATTCATTAAGAGCAAAAGACCTACCAGCTTTCGAACACTTTTGCGCAACAAAATTAAACGTTATTACTGGCGAGCTGACTGAAAAAAACTTCGGTTTAACTGAAACTCAATTTTCAACATTAGCCAATGACATTGACTTGGTCGTCAACTCTGCCGCCAGCGTTAACTTTCGCGAAGCATTAGATAAAGCACTTAAGATTAATACCATCTGCCTTAATAATATCGTTGAACTGTCGAAGCGTGGCGGTGATATCCCTGTCGTTCAGGTATCAACCTGTTATGTTCACGGTTTAAATACCGGTGATATATACGAAGAGACTAAAGCGCCTTTCGGCAAGCAAATTCCACGTAATGAAAAGGGGCAATATCTAGTAGGTGACTTAATTGACCTACTTAAAGACAAAATTAACAATGTACGCTTCCCGACTAAAAACCCTGAAGCGCTGAGTAAAGCCTTGGTCGATTTAGGTATTAATGAAGCCAACAAGTATGGCTGGAATGACACTTACACATTCACTAAGTGGATGGGTGAACAGTTATTGATCGAGAAGCTTGAAGGCCAATCATTAGCCATTGTACGTCCCTCCATTATCGAAAGTACATTGAAGAGCCCTGTACCGGGTTGGATTGAAGGAATAAAGGTAGCAGATGCCATCATCTTCGCTTATGCAAGAGGTAAAATTGCTTTCTTCCCTGCGGACCCTAAAGGGGTTATGGATATTATTCCTGCAGACTTGGTTGCGAATAGCATTATTCTGTCTATGGCAAAAGTAATCAAATCACCAAAAGAAACCAACATATATCAGTGCTGTAGCAGCGGCTCTAACCCGGCCAATGTTAATGCCCTCAAGAAAACCATGATCAAAGAGGCGCGCGCTAATTACAAGGCTTACCCGAAGTTATTTAAGGGTAAGAAGCCTTCGGCTAGCTTCAACTTTGTGTCTAAGTCAGTCTTTGAAACCGCGATGAAAGCGATTCAATTACCCTTAGGAATGCTCAATGACGTTAATGCATTTTTGGGTAGAACAGATAAAACAAGCCTGATGCTTAAGAACATTGATACCGCGTTAACGCTCTCGACGACCTTTTCTTTTTATGGTTTCCCCAAATACCGTTTCCACAATGGAAAGTTATTATCCCTTGCAGAAGAACTGGGCGAAGCACCTGATGGAGAATTTGCTGTAGATGCCAAAATGATTGATTGGGAAGAGTATTTTGGCAAAAATCATATTGCAGGGCTTGAGAAGTATGCAATTAAAGAGAAGAAAGCGACTGTCAAAGTTGACGATAAAGACGTTAATACACTCAAAGAAACTGTAAAACAAGGTAAGAAAGCGGCTTAG
- a CDS encoding nitrite reductase, producing MSESRRDNPMVTKPQLWKCILPSLILLLSSQSTLAQASSTHATASQIELYKDHCAECHGVNRTGAMGPALLPDNLSRLKLKKAIDVIKNGRTATQMPGFSTQLNDQQISTLADYVFSQPDVQPEWTLKDIEHSHILYHPNGSLPDKPKFEADLKNLFIVVELEDHSATLLNGDTFEPIHRFKTRFALHGGPKYSPDGRYVYFASRDGWISKYDIYNMEFVAEVRAAINTRNLAISKDGKYAMVANYLPQTLVLIDTTDLKPVKIFDVADEQGVPSRVSAVYTAPPRNSFIAALKDLKEVWEIPYDQPEITVRKIVVDDYLDDFFFDQPYNHLIGASRDSKDGQVIDLDLGKKIKTIDLAGMPHLGSGITWEYKGRTVMATPNLKDGQVSVIDMTTWEVIKRIETKGPGFFMRSHQNSKYAWVDVFFGPNKDLMHVINKETLEIEKTLQPIPGKTAAHIEFTKDGSHALMSIWDKDGALIVYDANTLKEVKRLPMKKPSGKYNVHNKTTYASGTSH from the coding sequence ATGAGCGAAAGTCGCAGAGACAACCCGATGGTAACAAAGCCTCAGCTTTGGAAGTGCATTTTACCTAGCCTGATACTTTTGTTATCTTCACAGAGCACTCTAGCTCAGGCTTCTTCAACACACGCGACAGCGTCTCAAATAGAGCTTTATAAAGACCATTGTGCAGAATGTCACGGGGTCAACCGAACAGGCGCAATGGGCCCTGCACTCCTGCCAGATAACCTGTCTCGGCTAAAGCTAAAAAAGGCCATCGATGTTATTAAAAATGGCCGCACCGCGACTCAAATGCCGGGGTTTTCAACTCAGCTAAATGACCAACAAATATCCACTTTAGCTGACTATGTATTTAGTCAGCCAGACGTTCAGCCAGAATGGACGTTAAAAGATATCGAGCACTCTCATATCCTTTATCATCCAAATGGAAGCCTGCCCGACAAACCAAAATTTGAGGCCGACCTTAAAAATCTATTTATTGTAGTCGAGTTAGAAGACCACTCCGCTACACTGTTAAATGGCGATACATTTGAACCCATTCATCGCTTTAAAACTCGCTTTGCACTCCATGGTGGCCCTAAGTATTCACCAGATGGCCGCTATGTTTATTTCGCTTCTCGTGATGGCTGGATTAGTAAATACGATATCTACAATATGGAATTTGTAGCAGAAGTACGAGCCGCAATAAACACCCGCAACCTAGCCATTTCGAAAGACGGTAAATATGCGATGGTCGCCAACTATTTACCGCAAACGCTTGTGTTAATTGATACGACCGACCTCAAACCCGTTAAAATTTTTGATGTGGCAGACGAACAAGGCGTGCCATCCCGCGTGAGTGCAGTCTATACCGCCCCACCAAGAAACAGTTTTATCGCTGCGTTAAAAGACCTTAAAGAAGTTTGGGAGATCCCTTATGATCAACCCGAAATAACTGTTAGAAAAATTGTCGTTGATGATTACCTTGATGATTTTTTCTTTGACCAACCCTATAACCACCTCATTGGCGCTTCCAGAGATTCCAAAGATGGCCAGGTTATCGACTTAGATTTAGGTAAAAAAATCAAGACAATCGATCTGGCAGGCATGCCACACCTTGGCTCCGGTATTACTTGGGAGTATAAGGGGCGAACGGTGATGGCAACCCCTAACCTTAAAGATGGCCAGGTGTCAGTCATTGACATGACGACTTGGGAAGTCATTAAGCGAATTGAAACTAAGGGGCCTGGCTTTTTTATGCGAAGCCATCAAAACTCAAAGTATGCTTGGGTTGATGTATTCTTTGGTCCAAACAAAGACTTAATGCACGTTATCAACAAAGAAACGCTAGAGATCGAAAAAACACTGCAACCTATCCCCGGCAAGACTGCAGCGCATATAGAGTTCACCAAAGATGGCAGTCATGCGCTAATGAGTATCTGGGACAAAGATGGCGCACTCATTGTGTATGACGCTAATACGCTTAAAGAGGTTAAACGTCTGCCTATGAAGAAACCATCGGGTAAATATAACGTTCATAATAAAACCACCTACGCGAGCGGAACGAGTCACTAG
- the cobA gene encoding uroporphyrinogen-III C-methyltransferase, translated as MVDQTSEVKALMGNCASNTPLQAGEVALVGSGPGDPELLTLRALRLIREADIVVYDKLVSEAIMGMVPTDTDRIFVGKTANEHTLPQEEINNLLVKLSKENKRVVRLKGGDPYIFGRGGEEIQVLLSADVPCRVVPGITAASGCATYAGIPLTHRDHAQSCTFVTGHLKSGNLVLPWENLARPNQTVVFYMGLQSIEVINRELQAHGMSGDMPAALVEQGTTPNQRVYIATLDTLQEMVEDKNVQTPTLIIIGTVVNAFNEQQKENITTSNVVQFATGM; from the coding sequence ATGGTAGATCAAACCAGCGAAGTTAAAGCGCTCATGGGGAACTGCGCCAGCAACACCCCCTTACAAGCCGGAGAAGTAGCTCTAGTAGGCTCTGGGCCAGGTGACCCTGAGTTATTAACACTTAGGGCTTTGCGTCTTATTAGAGAAGCCGACATCGTTGTCTACGACAAGCTTGTTAGCGAAGCAATTATGGGCATGGTGCCTACCGATACAGACCGTATTTTTGTTGGCAAAACGGCGAACGAACACACGCTACCTCAAGAAGAAATTAATAACTTATTAGTTAAGTTGTCTAAAGAAAACAAACGTGTTGTTCGTTTAAAAGGCGGTGACCCATATATTTTTGGGCGTGGTGGTGAAGAAATACAAGTACTTTTAAGCGCTGATGTGCCTTGCAGGGTCGTTCCAGGTATTACTGCAGCTTCTGGTTGCGCAACTTATGCAGGGATCCCATTAACGCATCGTGATCATGCTCAAAGCTGCACCTTTGTGACGGGCCACTTGAAGTCAGGTAACCTCGTATTACCGTGGGAAAATCTCGCACGCCCAAATCAAACGGTTGTATTTTATATGGGGTTACAGAGTATTGAAGTCATCAATCGAGAACTTCAAGCCCATGGAATGTCCGGCGATATGCCTGCAGCACTTGTCGAACAAGGCACAACCCCCAATCAACGGGTTTATATTGCGACCCTCGATACATTGCAAGAAATGGTTGAAGATAAAAACGTTCAAACGCCTACATTGATCATCATAGGCACTGTAGTCAACGCGTTTAATGAGCAACAAAAAGAGAATATTACCACCAGCAATGTCGTACAGTTTGCAACAGGAATGTAG
- the nirJ gene encoding heme d1 biosynthesis radical SAM protein NirJ, with the protein MFRITQYMQSLMNPTPVGPARKPPGPVVIWNLIRRCNLTCKHCYSISADTDFKGELSTDEVYTVMDDLKAFKVPVLILSGGEPLLRPDIYDVSKRAKGMGFYVGLSTNGTLITEDNIEKIAEVGYDYVGISLDGIKDTHDEFRQLKGAFDASLHAVKLCKQHGIKVGIRFTLTQNNSHELPQLLALMDEYDIDKFYLSHLNYAGRGNRNRKSDAFHLTTRKALDLLFERSWSELKQGIVREYVTGNNDADGPYLLQWAEKNVPSEVDALRQRLENWGGNSSGVNISNIDNLGNVHPDTFWWNYTLGNVRERNFSDIWSNPNDELMDGFRQHPRPVKGRCAECQYLKMCGGNTRVRAYQLTDDAWAEDPACYLSNEEIGIEDNDDDRLDMPYNDNTSAKLIPVTRQQ; encoded by the coding sequence ATGTTCCGTATTACTCAGTATATGCAGTCGCTAATGAATCCAACACCTGTTGGCCCAGCACGCAAACCACCAGGTCCTGTGGTCATATGGAACCTGATTAGACGATGTAATTTAACCTGTAAACACTGTTATTCAATATCGGCCGATACAGACTTTAAAGGTGAGCTTTCGACCGACGAAGTTTATACCGTAATGGATGACCTTAAAGCATTTAAAGTACCCGTACTGATTCTTTCAGGTGGTGAGCCCCTGCTCCGCCCAGATATATACGATGTTTCAAAGCGCGCAAAGGGCATGGGTTTCTATGTAGGCCTTTCCACTAACGGCACACTAATTACTGAAGACAATATTGAAAAAATTGCCGAAGTTGGATACGACTATGTAGGTATCAGCTTAGATGGTATAAAAGATACCCATGATGAGTTTCGTCAATTAAAAGGTGCCTTTGACGCATCACTGCATGCAGTAAAACTCTGCAAACAGCACGGAATTAAAGTGGGCATTCGGTTTACACTCACCCAAAACAACAGTCACGAACTACCTCAGCTATTGGCATTAATGGATGAGTACGACATCGACAAATTTTACCTGTCTCACCTCAACTACGCTGGCCGAGGAAACCGAAACAGAAAGAGTGATGCATTTCATTTAACCACTCGTAAAGCGCTCGACTTACTATTTGAACGCAGTTGGTCTGAGCTTAAACAAGGAATCGTTAGAGAATATGTCACCGGTAATAACGATGCCGATGGCCCTTACCTACTGCAATGGGCAGAAAAAAATGTCCCTAGCGAGGTTGACGCGCTTAGGCAGCGTTTAGAAAACTGGGGCGGGAACTCTTCGGGTGTCAATATATCGAATATCGACAACCTCGGTAATGTTCACCCAGACACTTTCTGGTGGAACTACACCTTGGGTAATGTCAGAGAACGTAATTTCTCAGACATTTGGAGCAATCCAAACGATGAATTAATGGATGGGTTTAGACAACACCCACGCCCAGTTAAAGGTCGCTGCGCCGAATGCCAATACTTAAAAATGTGTGGTGGAAACACGCGCGTCAGAGCCTATCAGCTGACTGATGATGCTTGGGCCGAAGACCCTGCATGCTATCTAAGCAACGAAGAAATCGGTATCGAAGACAACGATGATGATCGCTTAGATATGCCTTACAACGATAATACAAGCGCCAAGTTAATTCCGGTTACTCGACAACAATAA
- the ahbB gene encoding siroheme decarboxylase subunit beta yields MNNAHPERQCGHAFQPSELDRKLIVATQEGLPLTARPYLELAEQLNVTEADVIERMQCMQDAGVIRRIAVVPDHYKLGYTLNGMTVWDVPDEMISTLGQRLGSLDFVSHCYHRPRHLPDWPHNLFAMVHGRTQEEVDNHIEAIVALLGEHNRGHDVLFSKRILKKTGLRIRK; encoded by the coding sequence ATGAATAACGCGCACCCAGAACGTCAATGCGGTCATGCATTCCAGCCAAGTGAGCTGGACAGAAAACTAATAGTCGCCACTCAAGAAGGATTACCTTTAACGGCACGCCCTTACCTTGAACTGGCAGAGCAACTAAACGTCACCGAAGCGGATGTCATTGAGCGAATGCAATGCATGCAAGATGCAGGCGTCATTCGCCGAATAGCTGTGGTTCCCGATCATTACAAACTGGGCTATACGCTTAACGGCATGACGGTGTGGGATGTGCCAGACGAGATGATATCAACGCTTGGTCAAAGGCTAGGATCGCTTGATTTTGTCAGTCATTGCTATCACCGCCCTCGACACCTACCCGATTGGCCACATAATTTGTTTGCCATGGTCCATGGACGCACTCAAGAAGAAGTAGATAACCACATAGAGGCCATTGTAGCGTTACTTGGCGAGCATAATCGTGGGCATGATGTATTATTTAGTAAACGAATTCTCAAGAAAACAGGCTTAAGAATTAGAAAGTAG
- a CDS encoding Lrp/AsnC family transcriptional regulator: MDEINRKIINQLQRGFPICERPYEEAAKTLDITESDLISRIESLLEDKTLTRFGPMYQIEKAGGAFTLAAMTIPESEFDKVAEQVNAFPEIAHNYERAHKLNMWFVLGTENPNEIASTIKRIEDKTGYKVYNMPKLEEFYVGLYFPV; this comes from the coding sequence ATGGATGAAATAAACCGTAAAATCATCAACCAATTACAGCGAGGGTTTCCGATATGTGAACGCCCTTATGAAGAAGCGGCAAAGACCCTCGATATTACTGAATCCGACCTGATATCACGAATAGAATCATTATTAGAAGATAAGACCTTAACTCGCTTTGGCCCAATGTATCAAATAGAAAAGGCCGGAGGTGCTTTTACCCTAGCCGCTATGACCATACCCGAGAGCGAGTTCGATAAAGTCGCCGAACAAGTTAATGCATTTCCTGAAATAGCGCACAACTATGAACGCGCCCATAAACTCAACATGTGGTTTGTACTCGGTACCGAGAATCCTAATGAGATAGCGTCAACGATTAAAAGGATCGAAGATAAAACCGGCTACAAAGTATATAACATGCCAAAACTGGAGGAGTTCTATGTCGGCCTATATTTTCCAGTCTAA
- the ahbB gene encoding siroheme decarboxylase subunit beta: protein MTNKNNISTFSDQPTLSERQQQALKCAIQEGLPIDARPYLVLANIIGGNEQQVINCIEEWINNGLIKRFGLVIKHHKLGYNANAMVVWNVPDQQVDEIGERIKQSGLVTLCYRRPRRLPEWNYNLFCMIHGKDRNQVLDQLNQLKDACQLSDIKHDILFSYKQFKQCGGRFHKQHSEPHATQWDPNKKAINHG, encoded by the coding sequence ATGACAAATAAAAACAACATATCAACATTCAGCGACCAGCCAACGCTAAGCGAACGCCAACAGCAAGCACTCAAGTGCGCTATCCAAGAGGGGCTACCGATAGATGCCCGCCCTTATCTAGTATTAGCGAATATCATTGGTGGCAATGAGCAGCAAGTGATCAACTGCATTGAAGAGTGGATTAATAACGGCCTAATTAAGCGTTTTGGCTTGGTCATAAAGCATCATAAACTGGGCTATAACGCCAATGCGATGGTCGTTTGGAACGTACCTGATCAGCAGGTTGATGAAATCGGCGAGCGTATTAAGCAGTCAGGCCTCGTGACCTTGTGTTATCGACGCCCCAGAAGACTGCCCGAATGGAACTATAACCTATTCTGCATGATTCACGGCAAAGATAGAAACCAAGTGCTTGACCAACTTAATCAACTTAAAGACGCATGTCAGCTATCTGATATCAAGCACGATATTCTGTTCAGCTATAAACAATTTAAACAATGCGGTGGACGCTTCCATAAACAGCATAGTGAACCCCATGCCACTCAGTGGGACCCAAACAAAAAGGCCATCAACCATGGATGA